The Daucus carota subsp. sativus chromosome 2, DH1 v3.0, whole genome shotgun sequence genome includes a window with the following:
- the LOC108209273 gene encoding cellulose synthase A catalytic subunit 8 [UDP-forming] encodes MMHSGVPTCITCGEQVGLDHNGEVFVACHECSYPICKSCFEYDLKDGRSSCSRCGAPYDEISTMAVEETESVTQNTMATHLNISQEAGLHNRNISTVSTVDSEYIDESGNPIWKNRVESWKEKKNKKKKGATKVAKEAQIPPEQHMEETQQQNEALQPLSRIVPIPKSQITPYRMVIILRLIILGLFFHYRVTNPVESSYGLWLTSVICEIWFAVSWVLDQFPKWSPINRDTYIDRLSARFEREGEPSELAAVDFFVSTVDPLKEPPLITANTVLSILAVDYPVDKVSCYVSDDGAAMLSFESLVETADFARKWVPFCKKYAIEPRAPEFYFSQKIDYLKDKVQPSFVKERRAMKRDYEEYKVRVNALVAKAQKTPDEGWTMQDGTPWPGNNPRDHPGMIQVFLGHSGTHDIEGNELPRLVYVSREKRPGYQHHKKAGAENALVRVSAVLTNAPYILNLDCDHYVNNSKAVREAMCFLMDPQIGRDVCYVQFPQRFDGIDRSDRYANRNTVFFDVNMKGLDGIQGPVYVGTGCVFNRQALYGYGPLSLPALRKGSSSCCSCCFPKKPSKQLSEVQRDSKREDLNAAIFNLREIENYDEYERSLLISQMSFEKTFGMSSVFIESTLMEHGGVADSTNPATMINEAIHVISCGYEEKTAWGKEIGWIYGSVTEDILTGFKMHCRGWRSIYCMPLRPAFKGSAPINLSDRLHQVLRWALGSVEIFLSRHCPLWYGFGGGRLKWLQRLAYINTIVYPFTSLPLVAYCLLPAICLLTGKFIIPTLSNLATIWFLGLFFSIIATSVLELRWSGVSIEALWRNEQFWVIGGVSAHLFAVFQGFLKMLAGVDTNFTVTSKAADDGEFADLYVFKWTTVLIPPTTILVVNLVGVVAGFSDALNKGYEAWGPLFGKVFFAFWVILHLYPFLKGLMGRQNRTPTIVILWSVLLASVFSLVWVKIDPFVSKGDSTSTQACIAIDC; translated from the exons ATGATGCACTCTGGGGTTCCCACATGCATTACTTGTGGTGAACAAGTTGGCTTGGATCACAATGGTGAAGTCTTTGTGGCTTGTCATGAGTGTAGTTACCCGATTTGCAAGTCGTGTTTCGAGTATGATTTGAAAGATGGCCGCAGTTCTTGCTCAAGATGTGGTGCTCCTTATGACG AAATTTCAACAATGGCTGTCGAAGAAACAGAATCTGTCACCCAGAATACAATGGCCACGCACCTTAATATTTCTCAG GAGGCAGGACTTCACAATAGAAATATTAGTACTGTGTCAACAGTTGACAGTG AATACATTGATGAGTCTGGCAACCCGATATGGAAGAATAGAGTGGAAAGTTGGAAGGAgaagaaaaacaagaagaaaaaaGGTGCAACCAAAGTTGCGAAAGAAGCTCAAATTCCACCTGAGCAGCATATGGAAGAAACACAACA GCAGAATGAGGCCTTGCAGCCACTGTCGAGAATAGTTCCTATTCCAAAGAGCCAGATTACACCATACAGAATGGTGATAATTTTGCGACTGATCATTTTGGGCCTTTTCTTCCATTATAGAGTTACTAATCCGGTCGAAAGCTCTTATGGTCTGTGGCTCACCTCAGTCATTTGTGAGATTTGGTTTGCTGTTTCTTGGGTGCTTGATCAATTCCCTAAATGGTCTCCCATCAACAGAGATACATATATTGATAGATTATCTGCAAG GTTTGAAAGAGAGGGTGAGCCTTCTGAGCTTGCTGCTGTGGATTTCTTTGTAAGTACAGTTGATCCTTTGAAGGAACCGCCGCTCATTACTGCCAATACCGTTTTGTCAATCCTTGCCGTGGACTATCCTGTCGACAAGGTGTCCTGCTACGTTTCTGATGATGGTGCTGCAATGCTCAGTTTCGAGTCTCTTGTTGAAACTGCAGACTTTGCAAGAAAGTGGGTTCCATTTTGCAAGAAATATGCGATTGAACCACGCGCACCTGAGTTTTACTTCTCTCAGAAAATTGACTACCTAAAAGATAAAGTACAACCTTCTTTTGTGAAGGAACGCAGAGCTATGAAG AGGGACTACGAGGAGTACAAAGTCCGAGTGAATGCTTTAGTAGCAAAAGCACAGAAAACTCCAGATGAGGGTTGGACAATGCAAGATGGAACACCTTGGCCAGGGAATAACCCGCGCGATCATCCTGGCATGATTCAG GTGTTTCTAGGTCACAGTGGTACACATGATATAGAAGGTAATGAACTTCCTCGTCTGGTTTATGTTTCGAGAGAGAAGAGACCAGGATATCAACACCACAAGAAGGCTGGTGCTGAGAATGCCCTG GTGAGGGTATCTGCAGTTCTCACAAATGCACCCTATATTCTCAATcttgattgtgatcactatgTTAACAATAGCAAGGCAGTTCGTGAGGCAATGTGTTTTCTTATGGATCCACAAATAGGTCGAGACGTGTGCTATGTGCAGTTCCCTCAAAGGTTTGATGGCATTGATCGCAGTGATCGATATGCTAATCGCAATACAGTCTTCTTTGAT GTTAACATGAAAGGACTGGATGGCATTCAAGGACCAGTTTATGTGGGAACAGGTTGTGTTTTTAATAGACAAGCACTATATGGATACGGACCGCTTTCCTTACCAGCTCTACGCAAGGGCTCTTCCTCATGTTGTTCTTGTTGCTTTCCAAAGAAACCCTCGAAACAACTCTCTGAGGTTCAACGTGATTCCAAAAGGGAAGATCTAAATGCTGCTATTTTCAACCTTAGAGAGATTGAAA ACTATGACGAGTATGAAAGGTCACTTCTCATCTCCCAAATGAGCTTCGAGAAGACTTTTGGTATGTCTTCTGTCTTCATCGAATCAACACTTATGGAGCATGGAGGGGTGGCTGATTCTACTAACCCCGCAACGatgattaatgaagctattCATGTCATCAGTTGTGGCTACGAAGAAAAGACTGCCTGGGGAAAAGAG ATTGGATGGATATACGGATCAGTGACTGAGGATATCCTGACAGGCTTCAAAATGCACTGTCGCGGATGGAGATCAATCTACTGCATGCCCTTAAGGCCTGCATTTAAAGGATCTGCACCTATCAACTTGTCTGATCGGCTGCACCAGGTCCTCCGATGGGCCCTCGGATCTGTTGAAATCTTCTTGAGTAGACACTGTCCGCTGTGGTACGGATTTGGAGGAGGCCGCCTCAAATGGCTTCAAAGACTCGCATACATAAACACCATTGTCTACCCTTTTACATCTCTCCCTCTTGTGGCTTACTGCTTGCTGCCTGCTATATGTCTCCTCACAGGAAAATTCATCATACCAACG CTATCCAACCTAGCAACCATCTGGTTTCTTGGCCTCTTCTTTTCCATCATTGCAACAAGTGTACTTGAGTTGCGGTGGAGTGGCGTCAGCATTGAAGCTTTGTGGCGTAACGAGCAGTTTTGGGTGATTGGTGGTGTCTCAGCTCATTTATTTGCAGTCTTCCAGGGATTTCTCAAAATGTTAGCTGGCGTCGATACCAACTTCACTGTCACTTCCAAAGCAGCTGATGATGGAGAGTTTGCAGATCTCTACGTATTCAAATGGACAACAGTGCTAATCCCACCCACAACCATCCTTGTCGTGAACTTGGTTGGTGTGGTAGCCGGGTTCTCGGATGCACTAAATAAAGGGTATGAAGCTTGGGGACCTCTGTTTGGGAAGGTCTTTTTTGCATTTTGGGTGATACTTCATCTCTATCCATTCCTCAAAGGTCTCATGGGTCGCCAAAACCGGACTCCGACTATCGTTATTCTGTGGTCCGTGCTTTTGGCTTCGGTCTTCTCTCTTGTCTGGGTAAAGATTGATCCTTTCGTAAGTAAAGGCGACTCGACTTCCACCCAAGCCTGCATTGCCATTGACTGCTAA
- the LOC108209275 gene encoding receptor-like protein 51, with protein MEPPFIYGILIAFLLSAALSPLSTTATTTDLGAVKFQHSVTISQTNLPEFQPQNWPSYLTSIDFSGKNLVGTIPTSIGNLLYLQNLSLASNSLTGPIPSSISEMHELVHLDLSSNQLNGTVPQFISDIKNLKFLNLENNKFRGVLPFKESFISRLVVFRIGWNNDLCYNRTTFSQDMKLGISPCDRHGLPIAKPMAIYSVKESDCDCDDKDDKGLKPHDHRHPRHVVFALALILSCGIFLILALVMLSKKCS; from the coding sequence ATGGAACCACCATTTATCTATGGCATTCTTATTGCCTTTCTCCTCTCTGCCGCCCTCTCTCCGCTCTCAACCACTGCCACAACAACAGACCTTGGTGCCGTGAAATTTCAACATTCTGTCACCATATCCCAAACAAATCTCCCCGAATTTCAACCACAAAACTGGCCTTCCTATCTCACTTCCATTGATTTCTCAGGCAAAAATCTCGTAGGTACAATACCCACTTCCATAGGGAACTTGTTGTATCTCCAAAACTTGTCATTGGCATCTAACTCCCTAACTGGGCCTATCCCGAGTTCTATATCAGAGATGCATGAACTTGTACACCTCGATCTCAGCTCAAATCAACTCAATGGGACAGTCCCACAATTCATTTCAGATATCAAGAATCTAAAGTTCTTGAATCTTGAAAACAATAAATTCCGTGGCGTGCTGCCATTTAAGGAGTCTTTTATTAGCAGATTGGTTGTTTTCAGAATAGGCTGGAATAATGATCTTTGCTATAATCGCACAACATTTTCTCAAGACATGAAACTTGGGATTTCTCCTTGTGACAGACATGGACTGCCAATTGCCAAACCAATGGCGATATATTCAGTTAAAGAAAGTGATTGTGATTGTGACGATAAAGATGATAAAGGGTTGAAGCCGCATGACCATAGGCATCCTAGACACGTGGTTTTTGCTCTGGCATTGATCCTTTCATGCGGTATTTTTCTTATTCTTGCATTGGTTATGCTCTCCAAAAAGTGTTCATGa